Proteins encoded in a region of the Methanobrevibacter boviskoreani JH1 genome:
- a CDS encoding cation diffusion facilitator family transporter, which produces MENNSKGNNNQNFQKQKENRDKIIVQTSVIGILANIALAAFKVMAGIMSNSIAVTLDAVNNLSDALSSVVTIIGNKLASKEPDKEHPLGYGRIEYLSAMIVAAIVLYAGITSIVESVKKIITPTPADYTSLTLIIIAVAILVKLVLGVYVKGKGEDANSGALIASGADATFDAVLSLSVLLSALIYIYTGISLEAYVGVIISVVIIKAGIEMIIDTLNDILGKRADPETATKIKELITEEPEVRGAYDLFINNYGPDKNYASVHIELPDTMTVEEVDVLTRRLQRKLLNKMGVILTGVGVYSYNTQNDEIANIHNNIMEKVMNHDWALQVHGFFVDPDKKEIRFDVVMSFDIDHKEGLETLKKEIKELYPDYHIDIVSDIDLTE; this is translated from the coding sequence ATGGAGAATAATTCTAAAGGAAATAATAACCAGAATTTTCAAAAACAGAAGGAAAATAGGGATAAGATAATTGTACAAACAAGTGTAATAGGAATACTTGCAAACATAGCCCTTGCCGCATTTAAAGTTATGGCAGGAATCATGTCAAATTCAATTGCAGTAACACTTGATGCTGTAAACAATTTATCTGATGCATTATCATCTGTAGTTACCATTATAGGTAATAAATTAGCATCCAAAGAACCTGATAAAGAACATCCACTTGGATATGGAAGAATTGAATATTTAAGTGCCATGATTGTAGCGGCAATTGTACTTTATGCAGGTATCACCTCCATTGTAGAATCTGTAAAGAAAATAATTACCCCCACACCAGCTGACTATACAAGCTTAACCCTTATAATCATTGCAGTAGCTATTTTAGTAAAACTTGTACTTGGAGTCTATGTTAAAGGAAAAGGTGAGGATGCAAATTCTGGAGCGCTTATAGCATCTGGAGCAGATGCAACATTTGATGCCGTATTATCCTTGTCAGTACTTTTATCCGCACTTATCTATATCTATACAGGCATTTCCCTAGAAGCATATGTAGGTGTAATAATCTCCGTTGTAATCATCAAAGCAGGTATTGAAATGATTATCGATACATTAAATGATATTCTTGGAAAACGTGCAGATCCAGAAACTGCAACTAAAATTAAAGAATTAATAACGGAAGAACCGGAAGTTAGAGGGGCTTATGATTTATTCATAAACAATTATGGACCCGACAAAAATTATGCCTCAGTCCATATTGAACTGCCGGACACAATGACCGTTGAAGAGGTGGATGTGTTAACCCGTAGATTACAGAGGAAATTACTAAACAAGATGGGAGTAATTCTTACAGGTGTAGGCGTTTACTCATACAATACCCAAAATGATGAGATAGCCAATATACATAACAATATAATGGAAAAGGTAATGAACCATGACTGGGCACTACAGGTTCATGGATTCTTTGTAGATCCTGATAAAAAGGAAATACGTTTTGATGTTGTTATGAGTTTTGATATCGACCATAAGGAAGGTCTTGAAACACTTAAAAAAGAGATTAAAGAACTTTATCCCGATTACCATATTGATATTGTATCCGACATTGATTTAACAGAATGA